The Sebastes umbrosus isolate fSebUmb1 chromosome 23, fSebUmb1.pri, whole genome shotgun sequence genome contains a region encoding:
- the ptpro gene encoding receptor-type tyrosine-protein phosphatase O isoform X5, protein MLHWQVVAVGKKGPERSYSIDVTRNVMRASLPLPPGDIYNLTVTACTERSRNTSIPNIIKLEPAAPRSLYAVNATHSAVTLLWAEEGVVDYYQVLCKANKPSKELKTREPQTASSHVVTVSGLLPSSTYNCTVISFSYSTPSKPAHITISTAAKEMNPSVAAISALAILSILLISLLVLFLLVLRKKHLQMTRECGAETFVNFASFERDGKLPYNWRRSLFAFLTLLPSCLWTDYLLAFYINPWSKTALKKRKLTSPVQLDDFDAYFKDMSKDSAYKFSLQFEELKSVGLDLSHDAADLPVNRPKNRYTNILPYDFSRVKLISMHNDEGSDYINANYIPGYKNTKEYIATQGPLPETRNDFWKMVLQEKCPIIVMLTQCNERRRVKCDHYWPFTDEPVMYGEISLEMLSETESPEWTIRKFRLGYADESQDVLHLNYTSWPDHGVPTVNAIESILQFVHIVRQQANRTKDPVIVHCSAGVGRTGTFIALDRLMQHIREHEFADILGMVSEMRSHRLCMVQTEEQYVFIHQCVLLMWQKKKQQSITSDVIYENASKT, encoded by the exons ATGCTGCACTGGCAGGTGGTCGCCGTCGGCAAGAAAGGACCCGAGAGGAGCTACTCCATCGAC gtGACTCGTAACGTGATGCGGGCCAGCCTCCCTCTGCCTCCTGGTGACATCTACAACCTGACGGTGACGGCGTGCACCGAGCGCAGCAGGAACACCTCCATACCAAACATCATCAAACTGG AGCCGGCTGCTCCCAGGTCTCTGTACGCCGTGAACGCCACCCACTCAGCTGTGACTCTGCTTTGGGCCGAGGAGGGAGTGGTCGACTACTACCAGGTCCTCTGTAAGGCCAACAAACCCAGCAAGGAGCTCAAG ACCCGCGAGCCTCAGACGGCGAGCTCTCACGTGGTGACGGTGTCCGGTCTGCTGCCGTCGTCTACCTACAACTGCACCGTCATCAGCTTCAGCTACAGCACGCCCAGCAAGCCCGCCCACATCACCATCAGCACCGCCG CTAAAGAGATGAACCCGAGCGTCGCGGCGATCTCGGCTCTGGCCATCCTCAGCATCCTCCTCATCAGCCTGCTGGTTCTGTTTCTGCTGGTTCTCCGTAAGAAGCACCTGCAGATGACCAG AGAGTGCGGCGCAGAGACTTTCGTCAATTTCGCCTCATTTGAACGTGACGGGAAACTTCCTTATAACTG GCGAAGAAGCCTCTTTGCCTTCCTTACCCTACTGCCATCCTGCCTTTGGACTGACTATCTTTTGGCTTTTTATATTAATCCTTG GAGCAAGACAGCTTTAAAGAAACGGAAGCTAACAAG TCCTGTGCAGCTGGACGACTTCGACGCATACTTCAAAGACATGAGCAAAGACTCGGCCTACAAGTTCTCTCTGCAGTTTGAG GAGTTGAAGAGCGTCGGTCTGGATCTTTCCCATGATGCAGCAGACCTGCCCGTCAACAGGCCCAAGAACAGATACACCAACATCCTCCCCT ACGACTTCAGTCGGGTGAAGTTGATCTCGATGCACAACGATGAAGGTTCCGACTACATCAACGCCAACTACATACCC GGATATAAAAACACTAAAGAGTACATCGCCACTCAGGGGCCGCTGCCTGAAACTCGTAATGATTTCTGGAAGATGGTTCTGCAGGAGAAATGTCCGATCATCGTCATGCTGACTCAGTGCAACGAGCGACGCAGG GTGAAGTGTGATCACTACTGGCCGTTCACAGATGAACCGGTGATGTACGGAGAGATCAGTTTGGAGATGCTGTCTGAAACCGAGTCTCCAGAGTGGACCATCAGGAAGTTCAGACTGGGATAT GCTGATGAGAGTCAGGACGTCCTCCACCTGAACTACACCTCGTGGCCAGATCACGGCGTCCCCACGGTCAACGCCATCGAAAGCATCCTGCAGTTCGTCCACATCGTCCGTCAGCAGGCCAACAGGACCAAAGACCCCGTCATCGTCCACTGCAG TGCTGGAGTCGGCCGGACGGGGACCTTCATCGCTCTGGATCGTCTGATGCAGCACATCAGAGAACACGAGTTTGCAGATATCCTGGGGATGGTGTCTGAGATGCGTTCCCACCGTCTGTGTATGGTCCAGACTGAG gAGCAGTACGTGTTCATCCATCAGTGCGTCCTGTTGATgtggcagaagaagaagcagcagtcCATCACCTCTGATGTCATCTACGAAAATGCCAGCAAGACATAA